A region of Kineosporia sp. NBRC 101731 DNA encodes the following proteins:
- a CDS encoding DUF4245 domain-containing protein has protein sequence MTETPSTSTPASSPQEAAPAQVVGSAADRSAEHRRASMSTRPRDMIISMAVIVGIVLVLLLLVPHPNQIPTRDINVASAALGAQPSVGFAPVQPDVPQGWTPRAAGLESGTTNNIATWQLTYTTPSGTYAGVQQARNVTKAWESRQVTDGKETGTETIGGVEWVVRSRTDRGTISLVHRGDDDITTIVTGTAAEIEMDQFATAVAAALK, from the coding sequence GTGACCGAGACGCCCAGCACCAGCACACCGGCCTCGTCCCCCCAGGAAGCGGCACCGGCGCAGGTCGTCGGGTCGGCGGCGGACCGCAGTGCGGAGCACCGCCGCGCGTCCATGAGTACCCGCCCGCGCGACATGATCATCTCGATGGCGGTCATCGTCGGCATCGTGCTCGTCCTGCTGCTGCTCGTGCCGCACCCCAACCAGATCCCCACCCGTGACATCAACGTCGCCTCGGCCGCCCTCGGCGCTCAGCCCTCGGTGGGTTTCGCCCCGGTGCAGCCGGACGTGCCGCAGGGCTGGACGCCGCGCGCCGCCGGCCTGGAGAGCGGCACCACCAACAACATCGCCACCTGGCAGCTGACCTACACCACGCCGAGCGGCACCTACGCCGGGGTGCAGCAGGCCCGGAACGTCACCAAGGCCTGGGAGTCCCGGCAGGTCACCGACGGCAAGGAGACCGGCACCGAGACCATCGGCGGGGTCGAGTGGGTCGTGCGCAGTCGCACCGACCGCGGCACCATCAGCCTGGTCCACCGTGGTGACGACGACATCACCACCATCGTCACCGGCACCGCCGCCGAGATCGAGATGGACCAGTTCGCCACGGCCGTAGCCGCTGCCCTGAAGTAA
- a CDS encoding PhoH family protein: protein MALPASFTQASANAPEAGDRTFVLDTSVLLSDPKAIHRFAEHEVVLPVVVITELEGKRNHPELGYFARQALRLLDDLRIKHGRLDAPMPLGDDGGTLRVELNHADLSVLPDGFRHADNDSRILAVARSLASEGLSVTLVSKDLPMRIKASAIGLAAEEYQAGLAVDSGWTGLDELKLDASQVGALYAGEALDVPEAAELPCHTGLVIASPNGSALGRVTPDKRVKLVRGDREVFGVHGRSAEQRIAIDLLLDPEIGILSMGGRAGTGKSALALCAGLEAVLERGQHRKVMVFRPLYAVGGQDLGYLPGNEAEKMNPWAQAVFDTLGALVAPEVVEEVMGRGMLEVLPLTHIRGRSLHDAFVIVDEAQSLERNVLLTVLSRIGQNSRVVLTHDVAQRDNLRVGRHDGVAAVIEAMKGHPLFAHITLTRSERSPVAALVTELLENFVP from the coding sequence GTGGCATTGCCCGCGAGTTTCACCCAGGCCTCTGCGAACGCGCCCGAGGCAGGTGACCGGACGTTCGTTCTCGACACGTCGGTCCTGCTGTCGGACCCGAAGGCGATTCATCGTTTCGCCGAGCACGAGGTCGTTCTTCCCGTCGTCGTGATCACCGAGCTCGAGGGGAAGCGCAACCACCCCGAACTCGGTTACTTCGCGCGGCAGGCCCTGCGCCTGCTGGACGACCTGAGGATCAAGCACGGGCGGCTCGACGCCCCGATGCCCCTCGGCGACGACGGGGGCACCCTGAGGGTCGAGCTCAACCACGCAGACCTCTCTGTGCTGCCGGACGGTTTCCGGCACGCGGACAACGACAGCCGCATCCTGGCCGTGGCGCGCAGCCTGGCCTCCGAGGGGTTGTCGGTCACGCTGGTCAGCAAAGACCTGCCGATGCGGATCAAGGCCTCGGCGATCGGCCTGGCGGCCGAGGAGTACCAGGCCGGCCTGGCCGTGGACTCCGGCTGGACCGGGCTGGACGAACTGAAACTGGACGCGTCCCAGGTGGGCGCGCTGTACGCGGGTGAGGCGCTCGACGTGCCGGAGGCTGCGGAACTCCCGTGCCACACCGGCCTGGTGATCGCCTCGCCGAACGGCTCCGCCCTGGGCCGGGTGACGCCGGACAAGAGGGTGAAGCTGGTCCGCGGTGACCGCGAGGTGTTCGGGGTGCACGGCCGGAGTGCCGAGCAGCGCATCGCGATCGACCTGCTGCTCGACCCGGAGATCGGCATCCTCTCGATGGGTGGCCGGGCCGGCACCGGAAAGTCCGCCCTGGCCCTGTGCGCGGGTCTGGAGGCCGTGCTCGAGCGGGGTCAGCACCGCAAGGTCATGGTGTTCCGTCCTCTCTACGCCGTCGGTGGGCAGGATCTCGGCTACCTGCCCGGTAACGAGGCGGAGAAGATGAACCCCTGGGCGCAGGCGGTTTTCGACACCCTGGGGGCGCTGGTCGCACCCGAGGTGGTCGAGGAGGTGATGGGCCGCGGCATGCTCGAGGTGCTGCCGCTGACCCATATCCGCGGCCGTTCGCTGCACGACGCGTTCGTGATCGTGGACGAGGCGCAGTCGCTGGAGCGCAACGTGCTGCTGACCGTGCTCTCGCGGATCGGCCAGAACTCCCGGGTGGTGCTGACCCACGACGTGGCGCAGCGCGACAACCTCCGGGTGGGCCGGCACGACGGGGTCGCGGCCGTGATCGAGGCGATGAAGGGTCATCCGCTCTTCGCCCACATCACTCTGACCCGGTCGGAGCGCTCGCCGGTGGCGGCACTCGTCACCGAACTGCTGGAGAACTTCGTGCCCTGA
- a CDS encoding carbonic anhydrase → MGTTDRPDETGGMDGADDVMPDAAGSLAELLAGNQRFVLDDAAHPNQDVHRRATLTGGQRPFALIFGCADSRVAAEIIFDQGLGDLFVVRTAGHAVDNAVLGSIEFGVDLLGIPLVIVLGHDGCGAVKATMEAHDSGNMPSGYLRTVVEMLSSSVINARRAGHGDVNAIVAEHSVQVARELPERSSVIGRRVADGRLAIVAMEYALSDGAVQVLSSTIADPAPI, encoded by the coding sequence ATGGGAACGACCGACCGCCCGGACGAGACCGGCGGCATGGATGGCGCGGATGACGTCATGCCGGACGCAGCGGGCAGCCTGGCCGAGCTTCTGGCCGGTAATCAGCGCTTCGTGCTGGACGACGCCGCCCACCCGAACCAGGACGTGCACCGGCGGGCCACGCTCACCGGTGGCCAGCGTCCGTTCGCCCTGATCTTCGGTTGCGCCGACTCCCGCGTGGCCGCCGAGATCATTTTCGACCAGGGGCTGGGTGACCTCTTCGTGGTGCGCACCGCCGGCCACGCCGTGGACAACGCCGTGCTGGGCTCGATCGAGTTCGGCGTCGATCTCCTGGGCATCCCGCTGGTGATCGTGCTCGGGCACGACGGCTGCGGCGCGGTGAAGGCCACGATGGAGGCCCACGACAGCGGCAACATGCCCTCGGGTTACCTGCGCACGGTGGTCGAGATGCTCAGTTCCAGCGTGATCAACGCCCGCCGGGCCGGCCACGGTGACGTCAACGCCATCGTCGCCGAGCACTCGGTGCAGGTGGCACGGGAACTGCCGGAACGATCCAGCGTGATCGGGCGCCGGGTCGCCGACGGCCGGCTGGCGATCGTCGCGATGGAGTACGCCCTCTCCGACGGTGCCGTGCAGGTACTCAGCAGCACGATCGCAGACCCCGCGCCGATCTGA
- a CDS encoding class II fumarate hydratase gives MANEDMRVEHDTMGEVRVPAQALWGAQTQRAVDNFPISGVRIDPAVISALAYIKASAARVNAELGVVPADIAEAVATAAARIAGGEYADQFPIDVFQTGSGTSTNMNVNEVVATLASRELGSTVHPNDHVNASQSSNDTVPTAVHVAAAGATVNDLLPALDQLATSFENLSARTQHVVKAGRTHLMDATPVTLGQEFGGHAAQVRRGIERIIDTLPRVVEVPLGGTATGTGINTPPGFAVGVIADLSVSTGLPITEARDHFEAHGSRDALVELSGALRVLAVSLTKICNDLRWMSSGPNAGLGEIHLPDLQPGSSIMPGKVNPVIPEAVLQICAQVIGHDATLAWAGASGNFELNVMVPVISRSLLEQIRLLTRGSALLAERVVDGVEPDERRARELAESSPAIVTPLARPLGYEAAAKIAKHAVAERITIKAAAIALGVVERGELTEDELDRLLDVSTMTHP, from the coding sequence ATGGCCAATGAAGACATGCGCGTCGAGCACGACACGATGGGTGAGGTCCGGGTTCCCGCCCAGGCCCTGTGGGGAGCCCAGACCCAGCGGGCCGTGGACAATTTCCCGATCAGCGGGGTGCGGATCGACCCGGCGGTGATCTCCGCCCTGGCGTACATCAAGGCCTCGGCGGCGCGGGTGAACGCCGAGCTCGGGGTGGTGCCCGCCGACATCGCCGAGGCCGTGGCGACCGCCGCCGCCCGCATCGCCGGGGGTGAGTACGCCGACCAGTTCCCGATCGACGTGTTCCAGACCGGCTCCGGCACCTCGACGAACATGAACGTCAACGAGGTCGTGGCCACCCTGGCGAGCCGTGAGCTCGGCTCCACGGTGCACCCGAACGACCACGTCAACGCCTCCCAGTCGTCCAACGACACCGTACCGACGGCCGTGCACGTGGCCGCGGCCGGCGCCACGGTGAACGACCTGCTGCCGGCGCTCGACCAGCTCGCGACCTCGTTCGAGAACCTGTCCGCCCGCACGCAGCACGTGGTGAAGGCCGGGCGCACCCACCTGATGGACGCCACTCCCGTCACCCTCGGACAGGAGTTCGGCGGGCACGCGGCTCAGGTGCGACGCGGCATCGAGCGGATCATCGACACCCTCCCCCGCGTCGTCGAGGTTCCCCTGGGCGGCACCGCGACCGGCACCGGCATCAACACTCCGCCCGGGTTCGCCGTCGGGGTGATTGCGGATCTGTCTGTCAGCACTGGCCTTCCGATTACCGAGGCCCGGGACCATTTCGAGGCCCACGGTTCTCGAGATGCCCTGGTCGAGCTTTCCGGTGCGCTGCGGGTTCTCGCGGTCAGTCTGACGAAGATCTGCAACGACCTACGCTGGATGTCGTCCGGCCCGAACGCCGGCCTGGGCGAGATCCACCTCCCCGACCTGCAGCCCGGATCGTCGATCATGCCGGGCAAGGTGAACCCGGTGATCCCCGAGGCGGTGCTGCAGATCTGCGCCCAGGTGATCGGCCACGACGCCACCCTGGCCTGGGCCGGGGCCAGCGGGAACTTCGAGCTGAACGTGATGGTGCCAGTGATCTCCCGTTCGCTGCTGGAGCAGATCCGGCTCCTGACAAGGGGTTCCGCGCTCCTGGCGGAACGTGTGGTGGACGGCGTCGAGCCGGACGAGCGCCGCGCCCGCGAGCTGGCCGAGTCCTCCCCCGCCATCGTCACCCCGCTGGCGCGCCCCCTGGGCTACGAGGCGGCTGCGAAGATCGCCAAACACGCCGTGGCCGAACGGATCACGATCAAGGCGGCGGCCATTGCCCTGGGTGTGGTGGAACGCGGCGAGCTGACGGAGGACGAGCTGGACCGGCTGCTCGACGTGAGCACGATGACCCACCCCTGA
- a CDS encoding TetR/AcrR family transcriptional regulator, producing the protein MAGLENRLVEVGVQLLESTGPDRLGLREIARQAGVSHGAPRRYFPTHQLLLAAVAKSGLTDLTAQMERVFTGPQPARERLRVAAHEYVGFAQARPEMFRLIFRHDLHRGSGYSLRVVWLPLLDAMAAMVAQASPAVDDPRERGLLIWTHVHGIATFAAGLTLEPAGLDTQVDSLVEKAVQAQLS; encoded by the coding sequence GTGGCCGGGCTGGAGAACCGTCTGGTCGAGGTCGGCGTGCAACTGCTGGAGAGCACCGGGCCCGATCGCCTGGGTCTGCGCGAGATCGCCCGGCAGGCAGGGGTTTCGCACGGCGCCCCGCGGCGCTACTTCCCCACCCACCAGCTCCTGCTCGCCGCCGTCGCCAAGTCTGGTCTCACCGATCTCACGGCGCAGATGGAACGGGTCTTCACCGGCCCGCAGCCGGCCCGGGAACGTCTGCGCGTCGCGGCGCACGAGTACGTCGGCTTCGCGCAGGCCCGCCCGGAGATGTTCCGCCTGATCTTCCGCCACGACCTGCACCGGGGCAGTGGCTACTCGCTGCGCGTGGTCTGGCTGCCCCTGCTGGACGCGATGGCGGCCATGGTCGCGCAGGCCTCGCCGGCGGTGGACGATCCCCGCGAGCGCGGCCTGCTGATCTGGACCCACGTGCACGGCATCGCCACCTTCGCGGCCGGCCTCACGCTGGAACCGGCCGGGCTCGACACCCAGGTCGACTCCCTGGTCGAGAAGGCCGTGCAAGCGCAGCTGAGCTAG
- a CDS encoding carbohydrate kinase: MDEVLVIGEALVDIVHAPGRPPVEHPGGSPANVALGLARLGVGTRLLTRIGDDARGRSIVDHLRGSGVELAEGSITPDATSTATARLDAEGVASYDFALRWALSDIVVSSGTRAIHTGSIAATLSPGGEDVLRLVEENAGRAVISYDPNARPALMGSREAARERIERIVRAADVVKVSDEDLEWLTPGADPMQVIEAWRASGPALVVLTRGGEGAVGVTATGVVEVAAPKITVADTVGAGDSLMSGLLHGLDRAGLLHPATIGQLRTQPAENLVPLLAHAVKIAAYTCTQAGAQPPTLKELDAYRP; the protein is encoded by the coding sequence TTGGACGAGGTTCTGGTCATCGGTGAGGCTCTGGTCGACATCGTTCATGCGCCGGGGCGACCCCCGGTGGAGCATCCCGGGGGCAGCCCCGCCAACGTGGCGCTCGGCCTGGCCCGGCTCGGGGTCGGCACCCGATTGCTGACCCGGATCGGGGACGATGCGCGGGGCCGTTCGATCGTCGATCACCTGCGGGGTTCCGGTGTGGAACTGGCCGAGGGGTCGATCACGCCGGACGCGACGTCCACCGCTACCGCGCGGCTGGACGCCGAGGGGGTCGCCAGCTACGACTTCGCACTGCGCTGGGCCCTGTCTGACATCGTTGTCAGCTCTGGCACCAGGGCCATTCACACCGGCTCGATCGCGGCCACCCTCTCCCCCGGCGGCGAGGACGTGCTGCGGCTGGTCGAGGAGAATGCCGGGCGCGCCGTGATCTCGTACGACCCGAACGCCCGGCCCGCACTGATGGGCTCGCGGGAGGCCGCACGGGAGCGGATCGAGCGCATCGTGCGGGCTGCGGACGTGGTCAAGGTCAGTGACGAGGACCTGGAATGGCTCACCCCCGGCGCCGATCCGATGCAGGTCATCGAGGCCTGGCGAGCCAGTGGCCCGGCGCTGGTCGTGCTCACCCGCGGGGGCGAGGGCGCGGTCGGGGTCACGGCCACCGGTGTCGTGGAGGTCGCCGCCCCGAAGATCACCGTGGCGGACACGGTCGGCGCCGGCGACTCGCTGATGAGTGGGCTGCTGCACGGCCTCGACCGGGCCGGCCTGCTCCACCCCGCCACGATCGGACAGCTACGTACGCAACCGGCCGAGAACCTCGTCCCCCTGCTGGCCCATGCCGTGAAGATCGCCGCCTACACCTGCACGCAGGCCGGCGCCCAGCCCCCGACCCTCAAGGAGCTGGACGCCTACCGGCCCTGA
- a CDS encoding isoprenyl transferase: MGLRRLVYRAYQRNVMRGLQPDAVPRHIGVILDGNRRWAKNSGLDASGGHRAGAAKILEFLGWCDQVGVEVVTLWLLSTDNLTGRSPEELAALFQISEGVAGEIAATGRWRVNPVGALDLLPGATSARLKELEEQTRGVDCPRTVNIAIGYGGRREIADAVRSLLSEHAARGTTIEELAELLDVEHIAEHLYTKGQPDPDLVIRTSGEQRLSGFLLWQSAHSEFSFCEALWPDFRKVDFLRALRQYAQRERRYGA, from the coding sequence ATGGGACTGCGCCGGCTCGTCTACCGCGCCTATCAGCGCAACGTCATGAGGGGCTTGCAGCCCGACGCCGTCCCGCGCCACATCGGGGTCATTCTCGACGGTAACCGGCGCTGGGCGAAGAACTCCGGGCTCGACGCCAGTGGTGGGCACCGGGCCGGGGCCGCGAAGATCCTCGAGTTCCTGGGCTGGTGCGACCAGGTGGGGGTCGAGGTCGTCACCCTCTGGCTGCTCTCCACCGACAATCTCACCGGCCGCTCGCCCGAGGAGCTCGCGGCGCTCTTCCAGATCTCCGAGGGGGTCGCGGGGGAGATCGCCGCGACCGGCCGCTGGCGGGTGAACCCGGTGGGCGCGCTCGACCTGCTGCCGGGCGCGACGTCCGCCCGCCTCAAGGAGCTCGAGGAGCAGACCCGCGGGGTCGACTGCCCGCGGACCGTGAACATCGCCATCGGTTACGGCGGCCGCCGCGAGATCGCCGACGCCGTGCGGTCACTCCTGTCCGAGCACGCCGCCCGCGGCACCACGATCGAGGAACTCGCGGAGCTTCTCGACGTCGAGCACATCGCCGAGCACCTCTACACCAAGGGCCAGCCCGACCCGGATCTGGTCATCCGCACCTCCGGCGAGCAGCGGCTGTCGGGTTTCCTGCTCTGGCAGAGCGCCCACAGCGAGTTCTCGTTCTGCGAGGCGCTGTGGCCCGACTTCCGCAAGGTCGACTTCCTCCGGGCCCTGCGGCAGTACGCCCAGCGGGAGCGTCGCTACGGGGCTTAG
- a CDS encoding hemolysin III family protein — MRGWLHAGTFPLSVLLGAILVILAPDERTRVSTAVFAVTASMLFGVSALYHRGGWSPRTSSFLKRFDHANIFLIIAGTYTPFSVLLLPSGPARTLLWIVWTGALLGVAFRVLWVGAPRWLYVPVYIALGWVALAYVPALLKGGGVAVFTLVVVGGALYTMGAVVYGLKRPNPSPRYFGFHEVFHAFTVLAFLAHYTGISLAAFNS, encoded by the coding sequence ATGCGGGGCTGGCTGCACGCCGGCACCTTCCCGCTGTCGGTGCTGCTCGGCGCGATCCTGGTGATCCTGGCTCCGGACGAGCGCACCCGCGTCTCCACGGCGGTCTTCGCCGTCACCGCGTCCATGCTCTTCGGCGTCAGCGCGCTGTACCACCGGGGCGGCTGGAGCCCTCGCACCAGCTCCTTCTTGAAGCGGTTCGACCACGCCAACATCTTCCTGATCATCGCCGGCACCTACACGCCGTTCAGCGTGCTGCTGCTGCCCTCCGGCCCGGCCCGGACCCTCCTGTGGATCGTCTGGACCGGCGCCTTGCTCGGCGTGGCCTTCCGGGTGCTCTGGGTCGGGGCGCCGCGCTGGCTGTACGTGCCCGTCTACATCGCCCTGGGCTGGGTGGCGCTGGCCTACGTGCCCGCCCTGCTCAAGGGCGGCGGCGTGGCGGTGTTCACCCTGGTCGTGGTGGGCGGCGCGCTCTACACCATGGGTGCCGTGGTCTACGGCCTGAAGAGGCCCAACCCGAGCCCGCGCTACTTCGGGTTCCACGAGGTGTTCCACGCCTTCACCGTGCTGGCGTTCCTGGCCCACTACACGGGTATCAGCCTGGCGGCGTTCAACTCGTAG
- a CDS encoding fumarate hydratase, with the protein MAEFAYSDLLPTTPDTQTPYRLLSNDGVRTIEAAGRQFLEVSPDALALLADTAMHDIAHYLRPAHLAQLARILDDPEASPNDRFVALDLLRNANVAAGGILPMCQDTGTAIVMGKRGTQVLTSPGAVSDEEALSRGIHNAYTRLNLRYSQMAPLTMWDEKNTGTNLPAQIELYSDTEPGHEAVYKFLFMAKGGGSANKSFLFQETKAVLNPAGMMKFLDEKLRSLGTAACPPYHLAIVVGGTSAEFALKTAKYASAKYLDNLPTSGSATGHAFRDLDLELQVLELTRQFGIGAQFGGKYFCHDVRVVRLPRHGASCPVAIAVSCSADRQVLGKITAEGIFLEQLETDPAHYLPETTDEHLNDSGDDAVEIDLNRPMAEIRAELSRYPVKTRLSLSGPLVVARDIAHAKIKERLDAGEEMPSYLRDHAVYYAGPAKTPEGYASGSFGPTTAGRMDSYVEQFQAAGGSMVMLAKGNRSGAVTSACATHGGFYLGSIGGPAARLAQDCIRKVEVLEYAELGMEAVWKIEVEDFPAFIVVDDKGNDFFAEVTKPMAMTIQRRPGLEVR; encoded by the coding sequence ATGGCTGAGTTCGCGTACTCCGATCTGCTTCCCACGACCCCGGACACCCAGACGCCCTACCGGCTGCTGAGCAACGACGGGGTCCGCACGATCGAGGCCGCCGGCCGGCAGTTCCTCGAGGTGTCGCCCGATGCGCTCGCCCTGCTCGCCGACACCGCCATGCACGACATCGCGCACTACCTGCGCCCGGCCCACCTGGCCCAGCTGGCGCGCATTCTCGACGATCCCGAGGCCAGCCCCAACGATCGGTTCGTGGCCCTCGACCTGCTGCGCAACGCGAATGTGGCGGCGGGCGGCATCCTGCCGATGTGCCAGGACACGGGCACCGCGATCGTGATGGGCAAACGGGGGACGCAGGTGCTCACCTCCCCGGGGGCGGTCTCCGACGAGGAGGCCCTCAGCCGGGGGATCCACAACGCCTACACCCGTCTCAACCTGCGGTATTCGCAGATGGCGCCACTGACGATGTGGGACGAGAAGAACACCGGCACCAATCTCCCGGCCCAGATCGAGCTGTACTCCGACACCGAGCCCGGTCACGAGGCCGTCTACAAGTTCCTGTTCATGGCCAAGGGCGGTGGCAGTGCCAACAAGTCGTTCCTGTTCCAGGAGACCAAGGCGGTGCTGAACCCGGCCGGGATGATGAAGTTCCTGGACGAGAAGCTGCGTTCGCTCGGCACCGCCGCCTGCCCGCCCTACCACCTGGCCATCGTGGTCGGCGGCACGAGTGCCGAATTCGCCCTGAAGACGGCCAAGTACGCGAGCGCCAAGTATCTCGACAACCTTCCGACGTCAGGTTCGGCGACCGGCCACGCCTTCCGCGACCTGGATCTGGAACTGCAGGTGCTGGAGCTGACCCGGCAGTTCGGCATCGGCGCGCAGTTCGGTGGCAAGTACTTCTGCCACGACGTGCGGGTGGTACGGCTCCCCCGGCACGGTGCCTCCTGCCCGGTGGCCATCGCGGTGTCGTGCAGCGCCGACCGTCAGGTGCTCGGCAAGATCACCGCCGAGGGCATCTTCCTGGAGCAGCTGGAGACCGATCCGGCGCACTACCTGCCCGAGACCACCGACGAGCACCTGAACGACTCCGGTGACGACGCAGTCGAGATCGACCTGAACCGGCCGATGGCCGAGATTCGCGCCGAGCTGTCCCGCTATCCGGTGAAGACGCGGCTCTCGCTGTCGGGCCCGCTGGTGGTGGCGCGCGACATCGCGCACGCCAAGATCAAGGAGCGTCTGGACGCCGGTGAGGAGATGCCGTCCTACCTGCGCGATCACGCGGTTTACTACGCCGGCCCGGCCAAGACCCCCGAGGGCTACGCGTCCGGCTCGTTCGGGCCCACCACCGCGGGCCGGATGGACAGCTACGTCGAGCAGTTCCAGGCGGCCGGCGGCTCGATGGTGATGCTGGCCAAGGGAAACCGCTCCGGCGCGGTCACCTCGGCGTGTGCCACGCACGGAGGCTTCTACCTGGGCTCGATCGGTGGGCCGGCCGCCCGCCTGGCGCAGGACTGCATCCGCAAGGTCGAGGTGCTGGAGTACGCCGAGCTGGGCATGGAGGCCGTCTGGAAGATCGAGGTCGAGGACTTCCCGGCCTTCATCGTCGTGGACGACAAGGGCAACGACTTCTTCGCCGAGGTCACCAAGCCGATGGCGATGACGATCCAGCGCCGTCCCGGGCTCGAGGTCCGCTGA
- a CDS encoding lysophospholipid acyltransferase family protein: MVFRVLKAVLAPFVWLFGRPVVTGREYLPRKGPVILAGNHLSFSDSLFLILVARRRVTFLAKSEYFTRGRLQRWFFTCAGQIPVDRANPARAASSLDQAVKILADGGVWGIFPEGTRSPDGRLHRGRTGAVRVALATGAPIVPVVLRGTDRVNPPGSRIWRPGRVCIEFCPPMDLSGAKGPDRDGRTVRQLTDDLMGVLAAHSGQEYVDVYATAVKKAVG; encoded by the coding sequence GTGGTGTTCAGGGTGCTCAAGGCGGTGCTGGCGCCGTTCGTGTGGCTCTTCGGGCGGCCCGTGGTGACGGGGCGGGAGTACCTGCCGCGGAAGGGCCCGGTGATCCTGGCCGGCAATCACCTCTCGTTCTCCGACTCACTGTTCCTCATCCTCGTGGCCCGGCGACGGGTGACCTTCCTGGCCAAGTCCGAGTACTTCACCCGGGGGCGGCTCCAGCGCTGGTTCTTCACCTGCGCCGGGCAGATCCCGGTCGACCGCGCGAACCCGGCGCGGGCGGCGTCCTCTCTCGATCAAGCCGTGAAAATTCTTGCCGACGGCGGTGTCTGGGGCATCTTCCCGGAGGGGACGCGCTCGCCGGACGGGCGTCTGCACCGCGGCCGGACCGGTGCGGTCCGGGTGGCGCTGGCGACCGGCGCACCGATCGTGCCGGTGGTTCTGCGCGGTACCGACCGGGTGAACCCGCCCGGCTCGCGGATCTGGCGGCCGGGCCGGGTGTGCATTGAATTCTGCCCTCCGATGGACCTTTCCGGGGCCAAGGGGCCGGATCGGGACGGGCGGACGGTGCGCCAGCTCACCGACGACCTGATGGGTGTCCTGGCGGCGCACAGCGGGCAGGAATACGTTGACGTGTACGCGACCGCGGTGAAGAAAGCCGTGGGTTGA
- a CDS encoding DUF397 domain-containing protein has product MTTQRSGEVTDLSVVIDPATTTWVAGRSQEGLDDRLEVAVLEPGNRVAVRDVTHPAGPALVFSSAEWQGLLGGRPSLVDLR; this is encoded by the coding sequence ATGACCACACAGCGCAGCGGCGAGGTCACAGATCTGAGCGTGGTGATCGACCCTGCCACCACGACCTGGGTAGCCGGCCGCTCCCAGGAAGGCCTGGACGACCGCCTCGAGGTTGCCGTGCTCGAGCCCGGCAACCGGGTCGCCGTCCGCGACGTCACCCACCCGGCCGGGCCCGCCCTGGTGTTCAGCAGCGCCGAGTGGCAGGGCCTGCTCGGCGGCCGGCCGAGTCTGGTCGACCTGCGCTAG
- a CDS encoding transglycosylase SLT domain-containing protein translates to MRRAPGRTVERSYVVPSALRTLSVAVLLVAVSGTAIATAPQSPGTGGAAGADLRAAEQDLTGRIALTGGTTTLAASPVGGIDTRNARIARSASAVVDAEVVAEKKKAAARKAAAKKAAAQKAAAKRRAQARARASRTSPRSAKAVARLMVSKRGWKSGQYTCLVKLWDKESNWRHNAQNRSSGAYGIPQSLPGSKMSSAGKDWRSNPSTQIKWGLRYIQERYGSPCSAWAHSRSVGWY, encoded by the coding sequence ATGCGCCGTGCCCCAGGGCGCACCGTTGAAAGGTCTTACGTGGTTCCCAGCGCCCTGCGCACCCTCTCGGTGGCAGTTCTCCTTGTCGCCGTCTCCGGTACGGCGATCGCCACCGCCCCGCAGTCCCCAGGAACCGGTGGCGCGGCCGGTGCCGACCTCCGGGCCGCCGAGCAGGACCTCACCGGCCGGATTGCCCTCACCGGCGGCACCACCACCCTGGCGGCCTCCCCGGTGGGCGGCATCGATACCCGGAACGCCCGGATCGCCCGGAGTGCGTCCGCGGTGGTCGACGCCGAGGTCGTCGCCGAGAAGAAGAAGGCCGCGGCCCGGAAGGCGGCGGCGAAGAAGGCGGCAGCCCAGAAGGCCGCCGCCAAGCGCCGGGCCCAGGCCCGCGCCCGGGCCTCCCGCACCAGCCCTCGCTCGGCCAAGGCCGTGGCCCGGTTGATGGTGTCGAAGCGGGGCTGGAAGTCGGGCCAGTACACGTGCCTGGTGAAGCTCTGGGACAAGGAGAGCAACTGGCGCCACAACGCCCAGAACCGCTCCTCCGGCGCCTACGGCATCCCCCAGTCGCTGCCCGGCAGCAAGATGTCCTCGGCCGGCAAGGACTGGCGTTCCAATCCCAGCACCCAGATCAAGTGGGGCCTGCGGTACATCCAGGAGCGCTACGGCAGCCCGTGCAGCGCCTGGGCGCACAGCCGCTCGGTCGGCTGGTACTGA